CCTTCAACAAATCGAGTTTCGTTGATATCATCTAACATTACTACTCGTTTAGGATTAACAGCATAATGGCCAGAAGTACTCTCTTTAGAGGCTACATTTACTTTTTGATTTTGTACCATGTTTTTAATTTTAATTGTTATTGAAATATGTTAATGAAGTGTTATTCTTTCTAATGCCTGAAAGCATTCTTTTTAGTCCTGAATATTCAATATTTAGTTTAACTGAGGCGTCTTTTATTGAACAGTAAACTTTTTTAGTGGAAGTGTCTATTACTTTAATTCTTTTATTAAGGTGAGCAATATCACTAGCTTTTTTTATCGAAGCCTTTTGAGTATCCCACAAACCAGTCTTATATGCATGGTTTACATTTTCAGAATGAGTAATCCATTCTAAATTTTCAACCCTATTGTCATGTTTTATCCCATTCTTATGGTTAACACATTTTTTATTATCAGGATTAGGGATAAAACATAAAGCAACTAGTCTATGTATATATTCATATTTTACTAAACCATTGGCATAAATACCGATACTTTTATAACCTCTACCATTATCTTTAGGGGATATTTTTTGTCCTGATTTTCCCAATATAGAGCCATCGCTACAAATGGTATATCCTTTATACACTTTACTTTTCATATTAATATTCGTATTTGATTTTATTGAAGTACTCTTCGCCGGATATGCCGACCAAATCTTGGATATCACTCTTTGGAAGATTTTTTAAGATTAATAGTCCTTCATCTGTGAAGTTTGTGCTATACACCTCACCTTGTCGATTAATGGCACTTATGTGTTTTCTTAATTTTCTAGGGACTCGGTAAAGTGATGCAATAGCATCTTTAGCACTATTGTTTGATGGCTCTACACCAAGAAAAAACATACGGTCAGTACTCGGGCAATAGCAGCGAATGAAAGCGATATCTTCGTTCATAAGCCTTCCTTTGAATAAAGTATATACACCAATATTCATTCCTCCTGTAGTGCCTTCAAGAAATTTAGGCGCCTTCTTGTCAACATAGTTGTCGATCTCTTTAAGGTTTTTTGAAAGGAACCTAAACATGAATTCATCGCCGAACTTATCCCGGTAGAATGCTAGTATTGATGACTTAATTTCCTCGTTGCTCTCTTTAACAAAATCTTCAAAGGTTATTTCCTGACGTGAAAGTTTGTCAAACATTTCTTTTCCTAAATTGAATCCGTCAACGTAGTAGCAGTCAAACTGGGTGATATCTGTTGAATGCCCCCATTCTACAGCAATGCCACTTGTGTTATGAAGATCATTGCTAGAATTTCTGTGAACTTTTTGAGGATATTTCGATACAACACAAACCAACTCAGAGAATATTGCGGAGTATACTCCAGACTGAACATACAAGTCGTTCCAGGTATTTAAATCTACATTTATTGGCGCATCAATTTTTAATTCATTTGCCATAAACCCATACCATGCGATAAGAGCATTTGAGTATACATTAGTAGTAAAAAGGTAATCATAATTGTACTTGCCCAACTGTGAGTACAACTGTGAGTCCAACTGTGAGTACAACTGTGAGCGCAACTGTGAGTCCAACTGTGAGTACAACTGTGAGTCCAACTGTGAGCGCAACTGTGAGTACAACTGTGAGTCCAACTGTGAGTACAACTGTGAGCGCAACTGTGAGTACAACTGTGAGTCCAACTGTGAGTACAACTGTGAGCGCAACTGTGAGTACAACTGTGAGTCCAACTGTGAGTCCAACTGTGAGCGCAACTGTGAGTACAACTGTGAGTCCAACTGTGAGCGCAACTGTGAGTACAACTGTGAGTACAACTGTTCGCTTTCTATTTTTGGAGAATATCCCAGTTTTGGTAATTCTATGCCGTTTTTAATGCAATATATCAAGTAAAGTATAGGTGTGAATACCTTATCATTTGCCTTTATATAGTTGAATAGTATCTGACTTTCATATGGATTTTCAGCTACTAAAACTACAGGATTTTTATATCCACATTTTTCGTAGTTCCAATGGATAAGCGCTTCAGCGTTTTCCTTTTTAAAAGAATTGTATCGCCCACCATCAAATACACCTTTAGTATATTTATCAAGATATTCAGGTATTTTGGCTTGGATCTCGGGAGTAAAATCTTTAATTGTTTTCATTTTGTGGTTATTTTTTATTGAGATATGCGTTTCTTATTTCTTCGTCCGTACGGGGATCGGATATCTTTACGAATATTACAGTGTTTTTAAGATCTCCAAGCGGTATAGAACGTTGTTGGGTGATGTCGTGATTTCTAGTTTTAAATACTTTCTCTCCCTTTAAAAGCTTGATTTCACCGATGTTCATTTTCTTTAAAACCTGATCTTTAGTAGGAGATGATTGTATTTTTTTGGTCTTCTTGCTTACTTTTAAAACAGGTAGTTTGATCGGTTTAACCTCTTTCGGTTTTTTGAGTGTGGAAGGAGCCTTTTTAATAATTTTAGGCTTAGGTGGTTTTATTTTCTTTTCCTTAACACCCACTATTGTAGATATGTGCCGGGGTGATAAGTCGAATTCGTTTCCTATCGAAACAATAGAAGCGCCATTTTTGTACTTTTCCCTTATTTTATTATCCCTTCCGACAAGGTTAAGCTTTCTTATAAGATATCTATTTGTAAGTTTTGACACATCTGGAATAACTAGATTTTGCTCAGGAGGATCTGTTAAGTTGTTGTTTTTACAATACGTAAGGCAGCCGTATAAAACGCCCCTAGTAATGCTATACTTTTTGAGGATATCCGGCACAGGAACCTTCGAATCATAGTCTTTCCTGATTTTAGCATACAGGTATATTTTAGGTTCTACGTAGTCGAAACCTTTCTTTTTATATGCAGCAATCAGGTTGTTTAAATTGGTATAGGCTATGTTAAAGTGATTGGCTACTTCCATATTCGAGTAACCTTTGGACTTCAATGTAAAAGCTTCAATTACCATTTCTATTGAATACGCTTTCATGTCTCTTTATTTAGTCGTGAAATACTTAAACCAAGTTTTTTGGCTTCTTCTGGGTGCGTTTCGATGTGTTGGTGATGTGGCCAGCATAGGGCAGAAAAAAAGCGCTTATCTGTTAAGAAAGCACCTATTCTTCCGGCTATATGATGTAATGTTACTTCCCTACTTTTGCACCCTGGATATTGGCAAATAGGATTTTCTTCGAGATATTTATCTCGTAATATCCGGTACCGCTTAAGCTGGTCCAGTGACTTTTTAGAAAATTTTCGTATTTGCTTTTTAGGCTTGGGTAGGGGAGTCTTCTTTCTTTGCTTATCGTAACACCAACAACACATCTTCTTTGCATATATCTGTCGGGTATTTCCGCAAGATATGCAGGTTGATGTTTTGGGTTTAATCATATTACTGGAATAAGCCTGCCCATTTTAGGAAGAAGTAGGCAATAAAAACACTAATTAATTCGATCCAAAAGTTGTATTTACCATCTTTCGGTTCGCCATGTTTACTCAAACTTATTGCTACATTTAAAGTCCAAACAATTATTAAAATTACTTCGGGCGCTTTCATATTGATTCTATTTTAAATTTTGAATACTCTTGTCCTTTAGGGACTATTGTTTTTTTTACGTGTGCCTCCTCTATGTCTTTATCATTGAATCCGTACTTCTTTTGTAAGATGTCCTGAAAAGGTTTTACAGGATTATCCCAGTCAGCCATTGGGCTTGATTGTCCGAATTCTAGGTAAATTTTAAGAGGAGGTTTTGGTATTGATAGGAGAGGAAGGGAAAGCAAAACTATTTTTTCGTATGCTTTGTACTGAGGGGTTTTAAACCGTTTCCCTTGCCATGCTTGATTAACTGATAAAGGCTTGATGTTTATTGTTTGCCACATAAAGCATCCTTTCTGAGTTTTTTAAAAGTATCATGGGTAATCTTAAACGCCGAATGTGGACAATTTGGTTGGTTATAATAATCAACACTTGATTCAAGAGTAAGCAACATCACCGAAAATCCAGTATTTTCATTTCCATTTACTTCAGCAAGTATCCAGTCACCAATTTTGAATATAGAATCATCTTTATCAATAATCATTTCACAAAGTTCATTTAATGTTACTTCGTGATTAGGATGTGTAGGCAAGCATTGAATAACTTTGAACAAACCACCATGGTAAATTAACAAGTCATTACCGTGAAACTTATAATCACACATTATATCAGTTTCAATGTTTTGTCCGTGGTTGTTTAAGCGCTTGATAGCTTCTTTTAGCATCTTTTTGCTATAGATTACTACATGCACGTTTTCTAAGTTTCTTTCCATTTTTTATGGTTCTAAAATGTCTTTTAATTCTGTTTCCATCTCCACCAGTCCCTTAAACCAGTCCAGTAAAGCCAATTGAAGTGATTCTTTGTAAACTTTGCGGATGCCGTCGGTATTAGCAACAAGGTTATTAGCATCATTGAGTTCAAGCGACAATTGATTATGTCTATTCGGGTGCTGTACAATTTCTCCTCTAATCTTATTTATTGCCACTTTTTTACCCTCCTCCAAAAAGTACTTTTGTCGTTCAGGTGACAAGGAAAATAGGTTCAATTTTTTTGCAGCTGCCTTGTACAAATAATTACCATGATCCTCATAAAATCCGGTCGATTTATACCTATCAAAAGCATGTAATAAAAGCTTCTTATCTGTTTCCAAAATTTCACTTTCTGATGGTTTTTTGTTTTCGTCTCCCTTAGTTGGTGATTGATTTACGATTTTAAGCCTTTCAGAGCTTGTGTAGTGAATTTTTACGAAGTTTGTAAGTGAAACCACGTTCAGGCCGTGAAAGTCTCCGTAAAAGCCTAAAATTCCTTTTTCAATCGCTATGGGTATTTCTTCAACCCTTATGCTTGGGCAGGATAGCATGATAGCATCATGAAAAGAAGTTACGATGTGGTCTATCTTTTCCTGCTCGATCTCGAATTGCCCACGGCTCATGAAAGCTTTGTAAATCGCAGGCTGAACAACTGAATTGAAAGATACTTTGTCAATGTGCCTGACCTGTGGTGTACTAAGGGCGTCGGCTATCCTGGATAGTCCGTGCGCTGCTTGCCAGTTTTGATCTGTTACTTGCAATTTATTGTCCATGTTCTTTGATTATTGATTGTTGAAAAGCTTGCTGTAGGTTTACTTTTGCAGGCTTTGATTTTTCAGGTGGTTGTTCAATTTTTATCGTCCGACCTTGCCTAATCTCCGAGCTGATCCACGACGAACAGTATCGCTTGAATTCTGATTCTGTTTCCTCCGTCTTTCCTGATGAAAGCAAGTGAAGGCAAAAAGCGTCAAACCATTCTAAAACCTGATCAGGCAAAAGAGAATTTTTCATTCCTATTGAATCGAGCCAACTTTTATGTCCCGCGCAATTTTTTTTTAAAATTTCAATTGACTGTTTACCGAATGAAGTAGAAAAATTTTTTGTGTGTGGATCGCCTATTACAGTATCACTCACAGTAACAGTTACAGTATCATTAACAGTATCAGTTACAGTAACAGTATCAGCGATGTTTGCGACAGTGGCGATACGGGTGCGATCGCTGTTATCGCTATGCGATTTCGTGCGACTGGAAGCGATATTTTTTGCCTGTTCTAGTGATATTTCGTTTTTAATGAAAAGTTCATACAAATCGACATGCCATCTTTTTAAATTTCCTATCGCTCCGTTTTCGCTTTTGTCTTTCTTTTTTGTCTCGTATTTCTTAAGATCTCTCTTAAGTTGTGACTTAATTGGCTCGAACGCTATGTTCAAAATCCTGTTATCATTTGGCAGTTCCGGATATTCATCATTCACATATGAAAGTATATGTTTGATTAAAATACCGGCTTCCTCATTTGACAAAAGATTGAATTGTCCCTGCCAGTCGGCATACGCAACAAACGATTTTTTGTCATCCGCCATACCTATTCCTCCTGAGCTAAATTGTAAATAGTATGTGGACCAGTTTTAAGTATGGTACATGTCTTAGTTACATAATTGTTGTACGTAAGTATAGCGGCAAAACCCTGATCGGTGATTTCTTTGAATATGCTCAAAGCATTTTCTTTGGTGTTAGTCCTTATTGGAAGCGCGCTTTGTTTTGGCGCTACAATCTTGTAAGGTAAATTCTTGTCAAGTTCGTTGTCAAGATATTCGGCTCTGTTTATTTGTGACATACCTTTAAATATTAGCTTTAATAGTTCGGTTAATGGCCTGTTCCCGCTTCTTTACATCAACTGATTTAGACTTGTAAATAGCCTGCATAATCTTGTTGTTGTATTTGAATCTAACATCGACATCTACACCTGTATGTGTCTCTGAAATTAGTTCGTAATGTTTCATTTTTTCGTTTGGATTAGGTAAATAGAAACCTAGATATAAGGAGCATATGCGTTGTATATCTTCTATGTAATTAATGAATCCGGTGTTGCTTAAGTCTTTAGTTGATGGTTGGTTAAGGGTAGTCTTCCAGAACTTGTGAACAAGATTTATATCTGAAAAACGTTCCCTTTCATACCCATTAGATATTAGGGCTATTGAAGATAGTTCAATTATTACACCCCAATAGTAAGCATTTAAGTCTATGGATCGATTTTTCATTTATACCTCCTTGTATTGGATATTTGATGAAATTAGTTCAACGTACTCGTCCCGTTTATTGGTGGCTTCTTTAATCCTTTTTGCCATAAGGTCAATAGATTGATCATCTCGCTGAACTTCTAATAGATGCCAAAGAGGTTTACCATTATGAATGTAATAGTTAAAGAAATATGCTAAACGACGATCAGTTACCATCATTTGGTGCTGCATTTGCCATAGATATGCTTTGTCTATCTCAGATGATCCAAAGGCTACCAGGTTAAAGAATTTGTCTCTTTTAGGGCATTTTATTTCGAGTGTGCCAAAATCACCAACCAATCCATCAGGAGAGCTCCCAGTGTCTTTATTTAATTTTATAAATCCACATTTCTGCACATCAATAAAATCCATAGACATTATTTCACTAAACTTTTCAAAAGCTATAGGTTCAAGTTCAATACCTCGTTGCATATCGAATGAAGTGAATTCGTCGCTCCAGTCTTTACCTTCAACGATATCTATAGCTAATTCCATGCAATATGTTTCTCCTGTTTGCCCAAGTCCTTTAGCGCCCATTAATTTATGTATGGAAGAACTTGTGAACCTTCCCAACCTTTCCTGATACCATTCATTACTCCGCTGTTCCATCTTCTTTATATGCTAAGTATTCCAACTCTGTTTCAGGATCAATATCGTATGACTTTTTTATTTGATCTATTGTAGCATTGGCCGATTTAGCTTTTTCGAAGTTTGCTGAAGTGAACTTTGGTTTAGCCTTCTCAATCTTAGGTTGTACTGGCCTTATTCTTACACCGCCAACTGTTTCACCTTTCATTTTTACTGTAGCATCGATATACAGTTCAACTAAAATATCTTTCCAATCTTCGACAAAAGAAGATCCTCCGGAAAAAGTCTTTACAACCTTTGCATTAGTGGCATTAAGTACCAATGGCTTAATACCTTCATGGAAATATGCGATATTATAATCTCCTTTTTTACCAGCAACTGAAACGCCATATTCTTGTTTTACCTCTCTTATGTTGAATATTAGTTTTTTACCTTCCTCCACTAAATCTTCCAAGTCGGGCACACCTAGGTGATCAGACTTGTATACTTTTCTAAAGTGATGTTTTGATTGTGTGCTCATATCTTTAATTTTTTTCAAGTAGAATACTTAATACCATTATTGTTATCACAGCCGCCAACATAAGGGTGCAACCTATGCACTCAGCGATATCCATTTTGAATGACTTCTTTTCTTGGTCACTCAATATATCATAGCGATATCTTAACCGCTTGATCTGTCTTTTAAAGTATTTCATAACTATCGTTTTCTTTTGGTTTCTTTTTCCTTTATTACTTTGTTGAGGTCGAAAAAATGAGATCCTCCAATTGGGATAGAGGTTATTTGACCTGTATTTACCCATGAGATAACCGTTTGTCTAGTAACTCCGAACTTTTCTGACATCTTGGTCAGGTTCAATATTACAGGATCACTCTGTTTCTGCCTTTCTTTTTTGATAGCTGTATCAACGGCTCTATCAATGATGTCCGTTAACAGCTGCTCGTCAATCGTTACATGTAGCATATCAATAAATTTTAGTGTTTTAAAAAGTAAAGCCCGACTATCAAATCGGGCTTATTGACATTTACGTTATTAGGCGGCTAAAAATGTCTTAAATCTGCCTTCCTTATTTGGAGTAGCGAGGGCAGGAATCGAACCTGCGCCAACAAAAACCATCCTACTACACATCTTCGGATTTCGTTGTGTCAAATTAGAATCCCATGGGTGTATGATCCCAAACGTTACGATCTATTGCTTTCAGCGTCTACCATTCCGCCACCTCGCCGACCGTTCTAATCTTCGTTAGAAGTATCTTGAAAACTAACATTAACAGTTGTTCTATATAGGTTACCAATACTGTTGGCCATAGAAGAGCAAAGAAGCTGAGCTATGTGAGAACTGCCCTTTTTAGATTGAAGGAATTTTTTAACCTCTTCTTGAATTACACCATTTACTACTGTCATTTGCTCCTTTATCTGAGTTTGTACAGCTTCTCTTATTTGAGAAGTAACTACAGCATCAATCCAAGTGTATTTGTTGTCACTACTGTAGGAACTTACATTTCCATTAGCACTCACCTTTTGGGTTAACACTTGCTTTACTACTTGCTCAACAATAGCATCGGGGCCACCTAAAGCAGAAGCAATAGCATCTTTAATTTTGGCTTCTACAATTGGTTTAATAATTTCAGGGCTTACCTGCATGCTTACTAAATCGCTCATGATATATATTTTCTAAGGTTTATAATACTGTTTCTGCTTTTGCTTCATCAGAATAGGCACACACCTATTGACAGTTTATTTATGCCCGTGGTACTATTTCAAACCTGAGGGTATTGTTTGAACCTTACTATTTATAAGGACGCTGCGTTAATCCTACAGCCCGGAACGATTAGTTTGCTATCGCTACATCACACATCGAAGTGCTAAAGAACTTTTTCGCCTTTCGGCTTGGTAGGGGATTGCGGAATCGAACCGCTTCGCCTTTATCTTCCCCATATTCAGAGCATATTTAAAAGGCATAGCTCACGCCTGACAACCTTTTTCAGATTGTTTAAATAGTTGATATTTAAGTGTTTTAGTTTTTAAATAGAGAGTGTATAAAGGCTCTTCCTAACTCGGTCCAACGTGTTTGTATATCGGTACCCTTTTCACCATTATACTTGGTATAAGTATGGGTATATGATTCAGTGTACCCTTTATTTCTGAACTTCGACACAAGTAGCCATTTACCGCCCTGTTTGTAGTGGATTCCTTTTTCTTTGAGTAGCTGATTAAGTTTAATAGCGGTAATGCCTAACTCCTGAGCTATCACATTAATGGTAATATTTGTTTTTGATTGTAGGACCTCTTCACAGTAGGCAACTTTAGGCATGGCTTTAGTGATAACTTCATTAGCCTGAATAAGGGCATTGTCTTTTTGAGCTATTAATCGTTTTTGATCTTCAACCATATTGTTAAGGATCTGAAAAGCATTAGCTAAAACAACAGCATCAGATTGTGGTGATGAAGGTTTATTCTCTAACTCTTCCCAGCGATTGATCAATATAGCTCTTGCTTCATCGTTGAATTTAGTAGCAATGTATAGGCATTCCTTTTTTGAAAGTTGGTATTCTGGACGCTTTTCGCCTTTAGCATCAGTGTATTCAACCAATCCAAATTTTGATTGGTTTACTTTTTCCCATGCAAGTTCCATCTTTCGGATAGCTTGCATTACATGAGCGTGCTGTTTACCTGTCATTTCCGCCATTTCGCGGCTTGACATTGTTTGCTGAATGTTTGATAATTGGTTCATTATGATATCCTCCCTAAATAATAATCTTCCTCTATTTGGTAATATTCAAAAGTCCTTTCTGGAAATTCTTTCTTTAGTAAGCTTTTATACTGCTTAGCAGTATCATAATTTGAAACTTTTATTTGCATTCCCGCAGGTAATGATCGTAAAGCAGGC
The window above is part of the Sphingobacterium sp. ML3W genome. Proteins encoded here:
- a CDS encoding phage regulatory protein/antirepressor Ant: MNQLSNIQQTMSSREMAEMTGKQHAHVMQAIRKMELAWEKVNQSKFGLVEYTDAKGEKRPEYQLSKKECLYIATKFNDEARAILINRWEELENKPSSPQSDAVVLANAFQILNNMVEDQKRLIAQKDNALIQANEVITKAMPKVAYCEEVLQSKTNITINVIAQELGITAIKLNQLLKEKGIHYKQGGKWLLVSKFRNKGYTESYTHTYTKYNGEKGTDIQTRWTELGRAFIHSLFKN
- a CDS encoding HNH endonuclease, which codes for MKSKVYKGYTICSDGSILGKSGQKISPKDNGRGYKSIGIYANGLVKYEYIHRLVALCFIPNPDNKKCVNHKNGIKHDNRVENLEWITHSENVNHAYKTGLWDTQKASIKKASDIAHLNKRIKVIDTSTKKVYCSIKDASVKLNIEYSGLKRMLSGIRKNNTSLTYFNNN
- a CDS encoding DUF6291 domain-containing protein; its protein translation is MADDKKSFVAYADWQGQFNLLSNEEAGILIKHILSYVNDEYPELPNDNRILNIAFEPIKSQLKRDLKKYETKKKDKSENGAIGNLKRWHVDLYELFIKNEISLEQAKNIASSRTKSHSDNSDRTRIATVANIADTVTVTDTVNDTVTVTVSDTVIGDPHTKNFSTSFGKQSIEILKKNCAGHKSWLDSIGMKNSLLPDQVLEWFDAFCLHLLSSGKTEETESEFKRYCSSWISSEIRQGRTIKIEQPPEKSKPAKVNLQQAFQQSIIKEHGQ
- a CDS encoding lambda exonuclease family protein → MEQRSNEWYQERLGRFTSSSIHKLMGAKGLGQTGETYCMELAIDIVEGKDWSDEFTSFDMQRGIELEPIAFEKFSEIMSMDFIDVQKCGFIKLNKDTGSSPDGLVGDFGTLEIKCPKRDKFFNLVAFGSSEIDKAYLWQMQHQMMVTDRRLAYFFNYYIHNGKPLWHLLEVQRDDQSIDLMAKRIKEATNKRDEYVELISSNIQYKEV